One Uloborus diversus isolate 005 chromosome 7, Udiv.v.3.1, whole genome shotgun sequence genomic window, ttttttttttttttttttgcatcggccaacggcatcggccatcggccatttggaggaaaacaatcggtcatcagccatcggccatctttgaacaatcggccaacaatcggcaagGGCCAatggccaaaaaatgccatcggtcgagccctagtcaCCTTTTACATTTACTGATACGTTAAATCCTGTAATGTAGCCTCCCCCAAATTATATAACCTATTGTAATGAACACAGAGCATATGAATGAAATCTAACTTTATTGGTTACATGGATTTCATGAAAAATGTGTTGATGGTTACGGTCCAGATTGGAATGACTTAGCAGTCATTGTATCATTCAACACATGACAAGaactataaattgaaaattttattaaacacATGAATATTTACAATTGTGTTCATACCTGTACGGATGTTATGCTGATGCAATTTGTATATTAGTTTTTCAGAgctgtaaaaaatgaataaaaaaaaaataagtacttaACATCTATAATAGAGATactatgcaaaaattaaaaacatttttttgcagataaatatttctaagaaaaaaaactacagcACTGATGCCAAATTTACAGAAGGGGGGATGaatcataaataatttttggGCATTAAATTTAGGATCTGGagctaatttttccaaaaataacaatttttggcTATTTTGGCCACTTATAGAGGAAGGGGTGTGACCCTCTTTTTGCTTGATCTGTGCCGCAACATTATTTGAACAACCTAAAGATTTACATTAAgcaaaattgttgcaaaaattaaCTAACATAGCAGAGCACTAGGGCTTAAACTTTTTAAAGTGCTCAATAAATActacaaaaaacacaaaattacaaTAGTAGGGCTCCCACAGAAACTGGAAAATAAATTTCCCTGACATGCGCTGAATAACTACGTAAAATCTCTCGCAGCTTAAGATgaaattttacaaattgatgaGTATTATTCAAACTGCTTTCAGCATCTCCAAAGCCTCCTCCTTTTTCAGAGGACAATTTCTGGCAGGAGGCTGGAATGGGAAGTTTTTTGAAGGACAGGACCCACAAGGGGCTGTTAAGCCATTGATAATAaagataataattatttttacctattaCAAAAGTTAATGTACAAAACTAAGTACACAGTTAACATTAAAGAGACATGCTTCCCAACACGTTTGAAGAcaacaatttttaagaaatgttaaGGTTAAGGTTGACTTATGAAAGTTATGATTTTTCTGCATGACGATGTGCATATGCGTCTGATATGAGGGGGAAAGGTATGCAACTGCCCCTCATTTTTAtagagttaaaaaatttaaagattcatTGAAAAATGATGTTTTACAGGATggatttatttcatgaaaatatgaattaaaaattacagcacttttcttatgttattttacaaaaacgGAATTTTGAATTGGAAGAAGGAAGTTTATGGTGGTCATTGGTTCTGTTTTTAAGGCtatattccactttttttttttttttttttgaggaaatcgAATCAGTAATCAGTTTAAATCCAATGATAAAGcactatctttaaaaaaaaaaaaataataaataaataaataaaataaacagcttCAAGGGCACTGCCACCTAAACCATTTtgcctactatttgtactggttatctcaaaattattaattttggcaCTACACCCCCTTGCTTCTCACTTTGTCAATTCAAACCAAATAAATAAGTGAAGCAAGCTGTCCACATGCATGGGCatcttgaacttaaatttttgagagttGGAAATTCTCAACTTACTAagtgaaattgaattttaatcaATGATAAAATATGATAGTGTACAATTACCAATGAGAGGAGACATTAGccatcatttgaaaataaaaaggagcAAAAATGTAATACTGCAATACTGCCACCAAATTTGATGATGCCTCAAATAAAGCATGACGAATAAGGACATTTCTTGGGAGGTTACGGTGATCTCCCATGATCTTCCAAAGTGAACGCCTCTGTCCACATGTGGCTTTTTGCACAGAAAGTTTGAGAACTATGGACCAAGCTTATTGAAAATTACACTgactaaagaaattttcttgaaaacaaaatttgaattgatTGTAATATAATTACTGAAAAAATACATTACAGCTGGTGACAATTTCGGAatcattatcttttaaaatttgttaaaatatcaTACATGGGATTTTGCATTTACATaatattaaaaatccaaaaaaaagaaaaaaactcactTCCTTAAAACATTCCAAAACACTGTTTTCCGTGGATTTTACATTTAGTACTTCCACTTCATCATATTTGTCAGTGATGGGAAAGTTACTAATATCATCTAATACCGAATCAAATAATGCTGGATCATTTTCCAATACAACACTAACTTCAGGGAGATACCACATCATATCCATAGATGAAGTATAGAGTTTCTCTAGCTCCTTTTCACCCTCAGAATAAGAGCTTGTTGGTTCTGAAAGTATAACAACAATTAAacatctgaaaaacatgcattgaGAACATGACTGactaagtgattttttaaaagaaaaccttcgtATATTACCTGATTttgtgaaagcaaaaaaaaaaaaaaggcattgatTTCTAATAAATAGAATCAACATACATTAAGTAATTACGaagcaaggaatttttttaaactctggaATATGAAGTTATGCAGCACAGTTGATAATAAGAagcaagcaaattaaaaaaatatatatatttgaaggTGTTAAGCTTACAGGGCTACAGGGTTGATTGAATCGATTGAGTAACGATAGTCAAAAACTTCACTTCTATTGTATGTCAAACTCAGGCctgtgtccaggatttcataaagggaggggttttgatttcaatgtttttttcattctgatCTGCATTGTTAGAAAAACACTAAATTGTGTCAAAATATTCATTTGTGTTTAATGGTCACAATGAAGGACGAGGGGCAGGGGAAGGGGAGAAGATTCAAATTCCAAGAAGATTTGGTTTTAAGTAATATTACCAAttctatttgtattttttcagtAGAACCTTTTTATCCggttgaaatttgtaaaattaaaaaacatgtgggtcattccatgtcaagtggttcaaaatttcagaaattttttcactcaaattttgtatttctttgaaatttggctcatcgattgtaccttCAAGGTAAtccaaaagtccaaatttttggatttttatctctttcattttttatttttgagatttttggaAAAACCCTCCTTTTACATAAATGCTTGAGCATAAAATGGATGATAACTCAACACTAAATATAGAtagaaaaaaatggtaaaaaacaatttaaagtacATGAgatgctgtttaatatgatatgcaacatgactaatttagtaaaaaatttcattttaaaaaatttaaatttaaaatttgcagaaaacatataatgaattttttctaaaaatcccCAAAAAATTTTGTGCCTTTCatctttgtacaaaatttcaagttgggatcatatttttatgaatttttgaataaattttgacttaaataatgatatttttcagattctatttagttaagTATGGGATTCTCTTACTGGTGGTGGTCAAATGAGTAGTaagtaaacatgactatgcttgaaatgaactggcataaacttgtagattggtaagcccccccccccccaccaccacttttaatcttttttttttttttagtttttaaaatgtaaaaaaataaataaaataaaacaaaatgaatagtaaacttattttaacgtggtaaatgttcttctttaaaacaaGATGAAGTACATCCCCCTCCCACCCACCCACCCATACATACAATTAgcacactatactagtatcatgTCTTACCTGGGGATTgaattgagaattatttttaccacatatgttttctttcttttcagacaAAGTGTTTCTTGTTAGatcatcacttcataaaatgcatttgattaattcaatatctgataaggaaagttatgattcatttcattccTTACCCCAGCACCAACCCTCAATTTCGGAAGGAGGAAAGAAAGTTTTCCCCaacccaagatcatagcaaaatggCGTTTCCCCAATGTTATTTAATTTGTTTCCCCATTCTTTTCACACAAAACTACGAATAAATCAAAATATCAGATCATGTCTGTCCACACATAATTTTGTACAACatctggagtgcagctgtttttttttcttttctttattgcttgttttctttttaatttctgttgtaAAGGAGAGTAATGCAACATCTATccatacatatattaaaagcagttatagatcaaacaaactttgcacttttgagcataaccttccatgttgttaagcttcattccagattgccccccccccccactctacCATcccactttctgaaaaaaaaaagctgcaaatgagtgagGTTCTATTCAGTGATGTCAGGAAGGTTGCGTTTagtttattcgggaattttttatgtgccgtttttttctttctttaagaatgaatattttgacgggaaattttacaatattttttttctcactaattgaagcctgattgttgaacacgcataCGCATCACTTGACAAAACTCTTATTTTCAAGGCAGAAAGTGCAAAGCTGGGCAATGCAGCTATTAAAGatataaaataagagaaaaaaggaaaagaagaaaaggtTAAAAGTAGGGGATGAACCTCAATCTGGATTATCAGAGTATTAAACCACAactgcataaaattaaaaatgatactaAAAGGGGAGAAAACACTATCAATAAAAGTGCAAAAAGCAATACCTATCAGCATTGGACAAACATTATTCAGGTCAGAGCAAGCATCAGAgatttttgaagtaaattctTCCTCTTGTTCTATAAAGTTACTGTTCGAATTGTCAATATGATCCTTTAGGTGAACTTTTAATGTTGAAGAACGAATAAAAATAGCAGAACACACACAGCAAACATATGCAGGGGCTCGATGACATTTTTCAAACAACTTAATTTCAGCAGATTTATTTTCTTCCCCTCCATTTTCACCAGGACGATGCAATTGCGACACAGAATTTGAACTACTTTCACCAGCTTTAACTTCTTGATTCCGTAATGCAGTTTCATTCGGCAGAATTTGCTGCACTGAAGGAAGTTGAAATTCTTGCTGACACTCTACCGGCAACGTGGTTTCCTCAAAGTTAACACGCAAACATTCTTTTTCAAAGTTTGGGCTTCTCAAGCATTCATCTAATATCGAAAGTGTTTCATTACATTCTTCAATATCAGGTTGTTTTGGTTCATGGAATTGATTAGCCTCATTTAACGAAGCCAATTGCGCTGAAATGGATTCTGTTTCTAAAGCATTGAGCAAAACTGTAgcagcaaacatttttttaagttcagaTTCATCACATaagccattaaaaataattggttTTGATTGACTTTGCTCAAAAAAGTTTCTAAACACAAGCTCAGCTAGAGGATCTTTTGTAGTAGGAACACTTTCACATTCTAAGCTTTTACTTGGACTAGGTAAACAAGGTTCCTGAAGCTGTACATCACCAGTGCTTTTACACAATGTATTTTCAGATACAAGTtcatttgtattaatttttggGCTATCTTTTGGCTGTAAATTAGCAACAGAATGAAACGTCTGGgaatgattttcaaaagttgataaAGATGAGAACTTCTTATGACAAATGCTACAATGAATGGTAGCTACTTTATTACGCCCAGGTGAAAGACTTTTGACGTATCTCTTACCACCCAAATTATTGTGGTATTTCTTTACATGGGCGATCAAGGAGCGCAAAGTCTTGTAAGTATTTTTACATAGTTTGCAAATCTGTGGCACTGTTGAATGAGTagcctaaaaaaagaaaaaaataatgtttacaaaaaaaaaaaaaacaatgcatatgCTAAACATTTAACAAATGTTCTTATTCTAATTTTCACATGATAAACAATTTTAACTCTTCAAAACTTCGGCAAGATATACTGTCTTAGAGAGGCAAGATATTCTATCTGTTGCAGAGAAGAAAGTAAACACAACACAAATATAAGTCAAAACAAGTTACAAAGTTACAACAATTTTTAAGATGggattttgaattaaaaaggaGGTACGtcctaattttgtttttaagtgtGTAAAACGATCAAATAAcaactttattaatattttctttttctaaacccTCTTCCTAGAAaagaagtctttattttttttaaagtattataaaTACGCTGAATAAtaatgatgttttaaaaaaaaaagaaattaagtgaaataatttgtaataagtttaaaaatttgtttttcatcattaaataatGAGTagcagctttctcttaattatgATCAAGAAATATACATTAAATAATAAAGCAAAACTATCTCAACTTCTTAGATTTCACTTGCTCactgattatttattttatttttcttatatcttcttcaatttcgattttttaaaagaagacgGAAAACTTTCGCGGCCGAATAACAATATAatcaaactcaaaaatttttcctacacatgtttatttattttcatgtcTATAGTTCTACCCTTTTAAGCATTGGCGACAACCTAAATAGAAACcttatgttttccttttttgtccTGATATGATGAGAGTAAAATGTGTTAAATTTCCATCAggcaggaaatttttttatttcaattttagctaTTAATCGAAAGTAGAATTATATCATTATTGTTCTGATactattttaaagagaaaagatTACTCATTACCCAAACATTCAAATTGAAAGTAACATCAGTTACAATTATAACAGAAACATCTCATAGGCGTTGTAcaagaaaacttaaaattctgtaaaaaactagatGATTTATAAGTTCAACATGTGAAACAGGGCatattttaatgggattttttgggcaattgcccacacagtcaaataaaattggcctcacagtcaaataaaattgcccacttacattttcctaaatttttccatTGGTTATGtgtttctatatatttttaatttttctgtaaaaaaatggaAGCATGACCCCTAACCGTTCCcacaaacaaaagttttttaaatcaataaaactattaaacaacGATGTCTCGCACTCCAAAactcatagatggcagcacgtaaAACGTAAACAGAGTTTTATGGATTAACGTCACGTAATCTTccgtagccattttttttttaggtgAAACTGGCCCCATGTGTCCTGTACAAAGCTTGTAGTGCATGGTCATTTGAAGCATTCGTTTTTGCGCTCTTTTTTATATTCTGTGTTGCAGTTGCATTCGATCGAGTATGCAAGTATGAGTGCTAAAAGAAAATCACAGCAGTAAATTTCtattaaagatgcattttttagtGAATCTAAGAAAAAGAAACTAGATTCAAATGGTTCTAATGAATGGTTCTTTACACTCTTTTCCTATCAAACAAAACGACCTTTAGCAATAATTTTCCTAATTCCAATTTTCACACCCCAACTCTTTTTTGAGGATTATTCAACTAACATAAACTGCACattttcaatcccccccccccttcggagGAAGTTGGAGTTGCCCACAGagtcaaatttccttaaaatatgccCTGATGTGCAAATCTTCATTCACATGGTTAACTTTGATATTTTAGCTTGCTTCATGCTTAATAACTTCAAAACATATACTGTGCAAAAACTATGATGATAAAGCATTTTTAACTACTTTCTATAGCATCATAACGTAGTATATGATGCATAATGTAGTAGTACAGTTCATGACGGTTAATTGAATAAGTGGTTAATTGAACCAAAccctttaatgaatcaaatcgtcaataacagaacaaaatccagctttattaaatattagtagtacccgcacggctttgcccgtaatagaaaaattgaaaggtcttttggttcgcctgtatatttaaaaataatgtatggtgaattttctcgccaattggcctaGTTACATGTTACAGTTggccatgttacagttccacgttatgaaaatttcgtatctcgccaattggtttgtgcccatgttacggttccaccttatgataatttcgtaatttactcatccatcttatgataattttgttcttaaaattggaatagaaaaggaaccatattgaatttttgaaaaatcgcttcgaggagcacacccctatgctacaaactaactttgtgccaaatttcatgaaaatcggccgaacggtctgggctcAATTGGCgccagagatcctgacagacagagatccggacagagagagatcctgacagacacagagagatccggacagagagactttcagctttattattagtaaagaagccactttgtggaatcaaaactgtttagaacaaactaAATTAAAGTAAGCGGCCGCCACAGTACATTTTATTAAGGCATAATTTAAACAGCTTCATGTATCTCATGCAATATGATATAACATGTTTTCTAGTTATAATGAAAGATAGTGAAATTTCTGTTTtcgagaaagttttaaaaaagagggaaCAAAAAGTACTAAAGATTACAACATGTACATGCCATGCTATTCTGAAAGCTTGCATTCGATAAATTTTATAGAAACAAAATTGATTGTATTTGGAGcattttacatatgaataaataaaaaatttacgtTTTCTTTCGAAAATGCTGATTTTCAGTCGACAATGACAATGACTCACAACTAAGAAATAGAAAACTTATATTTCTAAGAATCTTACTGTAATTTAAAGACAGGTAAATAAACATTGGACAGAAAATATTTCCGAGTTTTCAATTTCCTGATGAGCAAACTATCATCTGTagcacaaatttgaaaataacaaataaagGAATGCATAATGACAATATTTTTTCTGTAGAACTTTTCTAaacagaacttttcaaaaaatagtttacttttcTAAAGATTCACTCTGCTGAGTCTTTTTAAGTACACCGTTTAAGCTAGCTACTTTCAAACAAATTGCAGACTAAGAACAATATAGAATACCAAGTTTTTGTTGATGGCCAAGTTAtcactactaataataaagctgaaagtctgaatCTCTGGATGTCTGCGAGGCACATAACACCTAGActgttgggccgattttcatgaaatttggcataactGCATAAGAAGAAGCTTGTTtgaagtttctacgagcattGGAAGCTAAACcattttaaatgattaagctcaagaataaaataaaatattggagataaatggaaattatttaaaaagttaaatttgtacATTACTATGGTTATGTTTTTTACTCCCTTTGATTGCTtcgttacattttttcttttaaacatttttaaaaatgtgcttaTTTTGAAGATCAATCCTTAATTTACTGAAAAggatttaagttaaaatattttaacctgaTAAGAAAAGgtcgtctgcttttattttcttatcatttatggaattatgttcagtaaattattaaaatattgctattacaatgttcttttgatagtaattaattttggaaaaatatgttttttacattttatcagCAAGGAAAGGAACttctttccacaaaaaaaaatatttctaaggttTCTCCTGGTTTCTGTTAAGCTACATGCTAAGTTTTTAAACCCCTCAAATATATGAAGAGATCTtggaaaacaataataataacgcaTAGTAGACGTTAACTGTAGTAAGTATACAGGCAAGTCAAATGACCTCTTAATATTTTTTCTAGGGGCAAAACCGTGCGAGTAACGCTAGTAACCAATAAGGGCAATGAATATATTATCCAGCCatgataaaaagttattttcttgcACCAATAgagtctttttttccttttcagaagCAACTGTGGATTGGATTAACCTCAAAGATTGTTTGTTAGGTGAATTCAGTGATATTATCATACATTTTGTCAGTGAAAAACATTTATTGTAAGTTTTGATGCTGTGGCCCGGGTGAAGCTTGGATTAACAAATTGCATTTAATATCTGAAAAGAGCTGGCCCAACAGCAAGTTCTTAATGTAGCTGTACTAAAATTATAAGTCACACACAATGCAAGCAACAAAAAAGAGTCATCAAAACAAATGATGCACATTTTTAGATCAATTTCTCACTTTCAAGTTAGTCAAACTAGTTGataatagaataaacaaaaacaagTATAATGAGCAAAATACCTCGTGATCCAAAACATGAGCTTTCTTGTTGCTTTTAAAGTCACAATACGAACAATGAAACATATTTCCAGTATGTTTTCTCATGTGGATGTACAGGCTTCCTTTTGAATTAGTTTCATAAGAGCAATTAGGACATGTAAATGGTTTTATATCTGTATGAATAAGACAATGCATTCGTATGTGAGACAATGACTTAGCagtctggaagaaaaaaaagtagagttaatgcactaaaaataattctccataaacaaatattttagtttaCAGTAGAATCTTTTTTATAAATGTCTCCGGATCAAATTTGaatcttaaaaaataactgtgttcaaatagataattttaaaatatgatagcAAGGACTTAACTAAAATTATGCCgaatatttgcttttattttgactaAAAGTACAGATATTACACAGACAGCAAAATAAATTACGCTACTCTAGCCCGCACTATTTATTCAAAAGACACATTTTTTTCGAATCAGAAGACAGTGaataaattctttcttatttctttctcctCTGCTTTTCCCTTTCtgaaattatgtgaaaaatttgttttgatattttttttgtgtcttttaaacaatttgttaCAAAATATGATGTATTATAGTCAtgataaatggaaattattttcgaaattaaatttgtatgttaCTATGGTTACATCTTTTACTCCCTttgattgttttttatttcttttgaacatttttatcaCACAGCCtgaatttttaaggattttttttgcttattaaccATTCTACTTGCCCTGTAGCACATGACGTACGACGATATCGTAAAAGTTACCAATGCTATATCGATGCGTCATCGGGTCTCGATATAAAACAATGTCGAATCCGACAGAGCATACGCTATTGTGATAATATTGTTGCGCGTCATTGTAATGATAACGCAACCGTCATTGTGCAGTCATCGTTTCGCACATAGTTATGATGTCTTCCTATATCGTTTACAAGTCATTGTTAGGATAATGTAAGCGCCATGGTGTAGCGATGAGTGGTgggtgaaatttcaaaaatttgaattttttttgttaaaactggATTATATTTTTGATCTTTATTCCATTTTATCCATAACATAAAGGTACATCATTGAAATGTGACTATTATAAGCAATTATGTAACATGTCGTTTTTGTGATATCTTGACGATGACGCACTATACAGTAGAAACAATGAAAGATATCGGGTAGAT contains:
- the LOC129225884 gene encoding zinc finger protein Xfin-like: MSVQSVYVCTFCQVFSSTVSTIAHHINSSHSELLPGGTTAENFVSKLNALENECNKKQVQKSQKPKKSLCEYALEEEKMETKKSVPAPKSDGLFWCEKCHKCFNKARQLVKHICMDTEEEDNYFEDTSVDSDVTQSYKSYIMIDPDPWSKRTKYKKAEDPNSHCTEKNEGQNENKKVNAASQNSLINWRVDPSYLPVFQTEEEKRSFEKHLKSINYSFVDNLFDKKESSVTSGSSDVYFCKKCKKTAKSLSHIRMHCLIHTDIKPFTCPNCSYETNSKGSLYIHMRKHTGNMFHCSYCDFKSNKKAHVLDHEATHSTVPQICKLCKNTYKTLRSLIAHVKKYHNNLGGKRYVKSLSPGRNKVATIHCSICHKKFSSLSTFENHSQTFHSVANLQPKDSPKINTNELVSENTLCKSTGDVQLQEPCLPSPSKSLECESVPTTKDPLAELVFRNFFEQSQSKPIIFNGLCDESELKKMFAATVLLNALETESISAQLASLNEANQFHEPKQPDIEECNETLSILDECLRSPNFEKECLRVNFEETTLPVECQQEFQLPSVQQILPNETALRNQEVKAGESSSNSVSQLHRPGENGGEENKSAEIKLFEKCHRAPAYVCCVCSAIFIRSSTLKVHLKDHIDNSNSNFIEQEEEFTSKISDACSDLNNVCPMLIEPTSSYSEGEKELEKLYTSSMDMMWYLPEVSVVLENDPALFDSVLDDISNFPITDKYDEVEVLNVKSTENSVLECFKEL